A DNA window from Mycobacterium sp. IDR2000157661 contains the following coding sequences:
- the clpS gene encoding ATP-dependent Clp protease adapter ClpS, translating to MVTPAKTRPGTREEIDQREDAATDTPWVTIVWDDPVNLMTYVTYVLQKLFGYSEPHATKLMLQVHNEGKAVVSAGSRESMEVDVSKLHAAGLWATMQQDR from the coding sequence ATGGTGACGCCGGCGAAGACTCGACCGGGAACCCGCGAAGAGATCGACCAGCGGGAAGATGCGGCCACGGACACGCCCTGGGTGACCATCGTCTGGGACGACCCGGTGAACTTGATGACGTACGTGACCTATGTCCTCCAGAAACTCTTCGGCTACAGCGAACCGCACGCGACCAAGCTCATGCTCCAGGTGCACAACGAGGGCAAGGCCGTGGTGTCGGCGGGCAGTCGCGAGTCGATGGAGGTCGACGTGTCAAAGCTCCATGCCGCCGGTCTGTGGGCGACCATGCAGCAGGACCGCTGA
- a CDS encoding rhomboid family intramembrane serine protease has translation MGMTGPGYPGMAGAPAPKKRPAWVVGGVTVVSFVVLLWVIELFDSLSNHRLDDNGIRPLETDGLWGIVVAPLLHSNWDHLIANTVPALILGFLMTLAGLARFIFATAIVWIVGGFGTWLIGNVGAHCPYVGVRCETNHIGASGLIFGWLAFLIVFGFFTRKAWEIVVGVVVLFVYGSVLLGVLPGTPGVSWQGHLAGAVAGVIAAYLLSGTERKARERRKITASNPYLKP, from the coding sequence ATGGGCATGACCGGCCCGGGATATCCGGGCATGGCCGGCGCTCCGGCGCCGAAGAAGCGACCCGCCTGGGTCGTCGGCGGTGTGACCGTCGTCAGCTTCGTCGTGCTGCTGTGGGTCATCGAACTGTTCGACTCGCTGTCGAATCACCGACTCGACGACAACGGCATCCGGCCGCTGGAGACCGATGGGCTGTGGGGCATCGTCGTCGCGCCTCTGCTGCATTCGAACTGGGATCATCTGATCGCCAACACCGTCCCGGCGCTGATCCTGGGTTTCCTGATGACGCTGGCGGGCCTGGCGCGGTTCATCTTCGCCACCGCCATCGTGTGGATCGTCGGCGGTTTCGGCACCTGGTTGATCGGCAACGTCGGTGCGCACTGTCCATATGTCGGTGTGCGCTGCGAAACCAACCACATCGGCGCGTCCGGGCTGATCTTCGGCTGGCTCGCCTTCCTTATCGTCTTCGGTTTCTTCACCCGCAAGGCCTGGGAGATCGTCGTCGGCGTCGTCGTGCTGTTCGTCTACGGCAGCGTGCTGCTGGGCGTGCTTCCCGGGACACCCGGGGTGTCCTGGCAGGGTCATCTCGCCGGGGCCGTCGCAGGCGTCATCGCCGCGTATTTGCTGTCGGGTACGGAGCGCAAGGCGCGCGAACGCCGGAAAATCACCGCGTCGAACCCGTATCTGAAGCCGTGA
- a CDS encoding P1 family peptidase yields the protein MTGAITDVGGISVGQHHRLDADVTLGSGWASGTTVVLTPPGTVGAVDGRGGAPGTRETDLLDPINSVRHVDAVVLTGGSAFGLAAADGVMRWLEEQGRGVALEGGVVPIVPAAVVYDLPVGGWQCRPTAEFGYRAAQDACSEVAIGSVGAGTGARVGVLKGGVGTASTMLECGATVGALVVVNAAGDAVDPATGLPWLAYQIEELGLVPPPADQIAAYAGRHLEFSPLNTTIAVVATDAALSPAACRRVAVAAHDGLARTIRPCHTPLDGDTVFALATGAVEVAPDPTTPASMSPEVPLITQVGAAAADCLARAVLVGVLAAESVAGIPTYRNMLPGAFA from the coding sequence GTGACCGGGGCGATCACCGATGTGGGCGGGATTTCCGTCGGCCAGCACCACCGGCTCGACGCCGACGTCACGTTGGGGTCCGGCTGGGCGAGCGGGACCACGGTGGTGCTCACCCCGCCTGGCACGGTCGGCGCGGTGGACGGCAGGGGCGGGGCACCGGGAACCCGGGAGACCGATCTGCTGGACCCGATCAACTCGGTGCGCCATGTCGACGCCGTCGTGCTGACCGGGGGGAGCGCGTTCGGCCTCGCCGCCGCCGACGGGGTGATGCGCTGGCTGGAGGAACAGGGGCGCGGGGTCGCCCTGGAGGGCGGGGTGGTGCCGATCGTGCCCGCCGCGGTCGTCTACGACCTGCCGGTGGGTGGCTGGCAGTGCCGGCCGACGGCGGAGTTCGGCTACCGCGCGGCGCAGGACGCCTGCAGCGAGGTGGCGATCGGCAGCGTCGGCGCGGGCACGGGCGCGCGGGTGGGTGTGCTCAAGGGCGGGGTCGGTACTGCGTCGACGATGCTCGAGTGTGGGGCGACGGTCGGGGCGCTGGTCGTCGTCAATGCCGCAGGCGATGCCGTCGACCCCGCCACCGGACTGCCGTGGCTGGCCTACCAGATCGAGGAGCTCGGTCTGGTGCCCCCGCCGGCAGACCAGATCGCCGCCTACGCCGGCCGGCACCTCGAGTTCAGCCCGCTCAACACCACCATCGCGGTGGTCGCGACGGATGCCGCGCTGAGCCCGGCCGCGTGCCGCCGGGTCGCGGTCGCCGCCCACGACGGCCTGGCGCGCACCATCAGGCCGTGCCACACCCCGCTCGACGGCGATACGGTGTTCGCGTTGGCCACCGGCGCGGTGGAGGTCGCGCCGGACCCGACGACACCGGCGTCGATGTCACCAGAAGTGCCGTTGATCACGCAGGTCGGCGCCGCCGCCGCCGACTGCCTGGCCCGCGCCGTGCTGGTCGGCGTGCTGGCGGCCGAGTCGGTAGCCGGAATACCGACCTACCGGAACATGTTGCCCGGAGCGTTCGCATGA
- a CDS encoding ATP-dependent DNA helicase, producing the protein MEMAEAVAHAFDAREHLAVQAGTGTGKSLAYLVPAIARAVETDEPVVVSTATIALQRQLVDRDLPRLAQSLGDALPRTPEFALLKGRGNYLCLNKIHNGAANEPDDRPQEELFEPVASSALGRDVQRLIAWSSDTDTGDRDELTPGVPDRSWSQVSVSARECIGVSRCPFGTDCFAERARDKAGHADVVVTNHALLAIDAISDAAVLPEHRLLIVDEAHELVDRVTSVATGELSATALGAAHRRAARLIDQELAQRLEAATATLSSAIHDTEPGRIDVLDDELETYLVAVRDAAHRARSAIDTAPTDPKAASARTESVTALTDVADTASRVIDSFVPAIPDRTDVVWVDREETRGTVRSVLRVAPLAVSGLLRARLFERSTTVLTSATLTIGGTFDAMATAWGLTGEDSGWKGIDVGSPFEHAKSGILYVAAHLPPPGRDGTGSAEQLDEIQALITAAGGRTLGLFSSMRAAKAATEVMRERLDTPVLCQGDDTTSALVKRFAEDPETTLFGTLSLWQGVDVPGPSLSLVLIDRIPFPRPDDPLLTARQRAVAARGGNGFMAVAASHAALLLAQGAGRLLRGVDDRGVVAVLDSRMATARYGGYLRASLPPFWPTTDSTLVRQALERLRAR; encoded by the coding sequence ATCGAGATGGCCGAAGCCGTGGCGCACGCCTTCGACGCCCGCGAGCACCTCGCGGTGCAGGCCGGCACCGGCACCGGGAAGTCGCTGGCATACCTGGTGCCCGCGATCGCGCGGGCCGTCGAGACCGATGAACCCGTCGTGGTGTCCACGGCGACCATCGCGCTGCAACGCCAGTTGGTCGACCGGGACCTGCCCCGGTTGGCGCAATCGCTGGGCGACGCACTACCGCGCACGCCGGAGTTCGCGCTGTTGAAGGGTCGCGGAAATTATCTGTGCCTGAACAAGATCCACAATGGAGCAGCCAATGAGCCGGACGATCGACCGCAGGAGGAGCTCTTCGAGCCGGTCGCGTCCAGCGCTCTGGGCCGCGACGTGCAGCGGCTCATCGCGTGGTCCTCGGACACCGACACCGGCGACCGCGACGAGCTGACACCGGGCGTGCCCGACCGGTCGTGGTCTCAGGTCAGCGTTTCGGCGCGCGAATGCATCGGGGTATCGCGCTGCCCGTTCGGCACCGACTGTTTCGCGGAGAGAGCCCGCGACAAGGCCGGTCATGCCGACGTCGTCGTCACCAACCACGCGCTGCTGGCGATCGACGCGATCTCCGACGCCGCGGTGCTGCCCGAGCACCGTCTGCTCATCGTCGACGAGGCACACGAACTGGTCGACCGGGTGACGTCGGTGGCCACGGGCGAACTGTCGGCGACAGCGCTGGGTGCCGCGCACCGGCGGGCGGCGCGACTGATCGACCAGGAACTCGCGCAGCGACTCGAGGCCGCGACGGCGACATTGTCGTCGGCGATCCACGACACCGAACCCGGCCGCATCGACGTGCTGGACGACGAGTTGGAAACCTACCTGGTCGCCGTGCGCGACGCCGCTCACCGTGCCCGGTCGGCCATCGACACCGCACCCACCGATCCGAAAGCCGCGTCGGCACGCACGGAGTCGGTCACCGCACTGACCGATGTGGCCGACACCGCATCGCGGGTCATCGACTCCTTCGTGCCCGCCATCCCCGACCGCACGGACGTCGTCTGGGTGGACCGTGAGGAGACCCGCGGCACCGTCCGGAGCGTCCTGCGGGTCGCTCCACTCGCGGTCTCGGGACTGTTGCGCGCCAGGCTGTTCGAGCGTTCGACCACGGTGCTGACGTCGGCGACTCTGACCATCGGCGGCACCTTCGACGCGATGGCGACGGCGTGGGGGCTGACGGGCGAGGACAGCGGGTGGAAGGGAATCGACGTCGGCTCACCCTTCGAGCACGCCAAGTCGGGCATCCTCTACGTCGCCGCCCATCTGCCGCCACCCGGCCGTGACGGAACCGGGTCGGCGGAGCAACTCGACGAGATCCAGGCGTTGATCACCGCCGCAGGCGGCCGGACGCTGGGTTTGTTCTCATCGATGCGGGCGGCCAAGGCGGCAACCGAGGTCATGCGGGAACGACTCGACACCCCGGTGCTGTGCCAGGGCGACGACACCACATCGGCATTGGTGAAGCGGTTCGCCGAGGACCCGGAGACAACTCTGTTCGGCACGCTGTCGCTGTGGCAGGGCGTCGACGTGCCGGGACCGTCGCTGTCGCTGGTGCTGATCGACCGGATCCCGTTTCCCCGGCCCGATGACCCGTTGCTCACGGCGCGACAGCGTGCGGTCGCCGCCCGCGGCGGCAACGGGTTCATGGCCGTCGCCGCCAGCCACGCGGCGCTGCTGCTCGCCCAGGGCGCGGGCCGTCTGCTGCGCGGTGTCGACGACCGCGGAGTGGTCGCAGTGCTTGATTCCCGGATGGCCACCGCACGGTACGGCGGCTACCTGCGCGCCTCCCTACCGCCGTTCTGGCCGACCACCGATTCGACCCTGGTGCGGCAGGCGCTGGAACGTCTACGCGCCCGATGA
- the murI gene encoding glutamate racemase produces the protein MVGGSTLPVGIFDSGVGGLTVARAIIDQLPDEDIVYVGDTGNGPYGPLTIPEIRGHALAIGDDLVERGVKALVIACNTASSACLRDARERYAPVPVVEVILPAVRRAVATTRSGRIGVIGTEATIASGAYQDAFAAARDTEVFGVACPRFVDFVERGVTSGRQVLGLAEGYLEPLQRAEVDTLVLGCTHYPMLSGLIQLAMGDQVTLVSSAEETAKDLLRVLTELDLLHPHGGPPARRMFEATGDPEAFTTLAARFLGPSLDGVRPVQRHVDARR, from the coding sequence ATCGTCGGGGGCAGCACGCTCCCTGTCGGCATCTTCGATTCCGGGGTCGGCGGCCTCACGGTTGCGCGCGCGATCATCGATCAGTTGCCGGACGAGGACATCGTCTACGTCGGCGACACCGGCAACGGGCCGTATGGTCCGTTGACCATCCCCGAGATCCGCGGGCATGCACTGGCGATCGGTGACGATCTGGTCGAGCGCGGCGTCAAGGCGCTGGTGATCGCCTGCAACACCGCATCGTCTGCCTGCCTGCGCGACGCGCGCGAACGCTACGCGCCCGTGCCCGTCGTCGAGGTGATTCTGCCCGCGGTCCGCAGGGCGGTGGCCACGACCCGCTCGGGCAGGATCGGGGTCATCGGCACCGAGGCGACCATCGCGTCCGGCGCCTACCAGGATGCGTTCGCGGCGGCCCGCGACACCGAGGTGTTCGGCGTGGCGTGCCCGCGGTTCGTCGACTTCGTAGAGCGGGGGGTGACCAGCGGCAGGCAGGTCCTCGGTCTCGCCGAGGGCTACCTCGAGCCGCTGCAGCGTGCAGAGGTCGACACCCTGGTGCTGGGTTGCACGCACTACCCGATGCTGTCGGGTCTGATCCAGCTGGCGATGGGGGATCAGGTGACGCTGGTGTCGAGCGCGGAGGAGACGGCCAAGGACTTGCTGCGGGTTCTGACCGAACTCGATCTGCTGCATCCGCACGGGGGCCCGCCCGCCCGGCGGATGTTCGAGGCGACCGGTGATCCCGAGGCGTTCACCACACTCGCGGCGCGCTTCCTGGGTCCGTCGCTCGACGGGGTTCGCCCGGTTCAACGTCACGTCGACGCGCGGAGATGA
- a CDS encoding MoaD/ThiS family protein, with protein MPVSVSIPTILRTHTGGEKRVTAAGETLGAVISDLEANYSGISERLMDSNNPGKLNRFVNIYVNDEDVRFSGGLDTAVADGDSVTILPAVAGGSVDGV; from the coding sequence ATGCCTGTCTCAGTGTCCATTCCGACCATTCTGCGCACCCACACCGGCGGCGAGAAGCGGGTAACGGCCGCCGGCGAGACGCTGGGCGCGGTCATCAGCGATCTGGAGGCCAACTACTCCGGCATCTCCGAGCGGCTGATGGACTCCAACAATCCGGGCAAGCTCAACCGCTTCGTGAACATCTACGTCAACGACGAGGACGTGCGGTTCTCCGGTGGGCTTGACACCGCGGTCGCCGACGGCGATTCGGTGACGATCCTCCCGGCCGTCGCGGGAGGGTCCGTGGACGGCGTATGA
- the aosR gene encoding oxidative stress transcriptional regulator AosR: MRKWKRVETADGPRFRSALAAHEAALLQSLASSLVGMLDERESLAPTDELEQITGMRTGNSAPPDDDTMKRLLPDFYRAQNDHPAGSGTTESLNSALRGLHEPAIIDAKREAAQRLMATLPPQGGKFELTESDAHAWAAAVNDMRLALGTMLGISPGGPDELPPDHPMAGHLDVYQWLTVLQEYLVLGLIGKPR, encoded by the coding sequence GTGCGTAAGTGGAAGCGGGTCGAAACCGCGGACGGCCCGCGTTTCCGGTCGGCCCTCGCCGCACACGAGGCGGCCCTGCTGCAGAGCCTGGCATCGTCCCTGGTGGGCATGCTCGACGAGCGCGAATCCCTCGCGCCAACAGATGAACTCGAACAGATCACCGGCATGCGCACCGGCAACTCGGCCCCACCCGACGACGACACGATGAAACGGCTGCTGCCCGACTTCTACCGTGCGCAGAACGACCATCCGGCGGGCTCCGGAACCACCGAAAGCCTCAACAGCGCGCTGCGGGGCCTGCACGAGCCTGCCATCATCGACGCCAAACGTGAAGCGGCGCAACGTCTTATGGCAACCCTGCCGCCGCAGGGCGGCAAGTTCGAGTTGACCGAGAGCGACGCGCACGCATGGGCGGCCGCGGTAAACGACATGCGGCTGGCGCTGGGCACCATGCTGGGTATCTCGCCCGGCGGGCCCGACGAGCTGCCGCCAGACCATCCGATGGCCGGACACCTCGACGTCTACCAGTGGTTGACCGTGCTTCAGGAATATCTGGTGCTGGGCCTGATCGGCAAGCCGAGGTGA
- a CDS encoding cysteine synthase: protein MTRYDSLLRALGDTPLVGLPRLSPRWDDGGDGDGAGGAPHVRLWAKLEDRNPTGSIKDRPALRMIEEAEKQGLLQPGATILEPTSGNTGISLAMAALLKGYQLICVMPENTSIERRQLLELYGARIIYSPAEGGSNTAVAHAKELALQNPSWVMLYQYGNEANSQAHYEGTGPEILADLPEITHFVAGLGTTGTLMGTGRFLREHKPDVQIVAAEPRYGEGVYALRNLDEGFIPELYDPDVLTTRYSVGSYDAIKRTRELIQVEGIFAGISTGAILHAALGVAAKAVKAGERADIAFVVCDAGWKYLSTGAYAGSLDDAEDALEGQLWA from the coding sequence ATGACCCGTTACGACTCGCTGCTGCGTGCGCTCGGTGACACGCCGCTGGTCGGGCTTCCGCGCCTGTCGCCCCGCTGGGACGACGGCGGCGACGGGGACGGTGCCGGTGGCGCACCACACGTGCGGCTGTGGGCCAAGCTCGAGGACCGCAACCCCACCGGTTCCATCAAGGACCGTCCCGCGCTGCGGATGATCGAGGAGGCCGAAAAGCAGGGACTGCTGCAGCCCGGCGCGACGATTCTCGAGCCGACGAGCGGGAACACCGGGATCTCGCTGGCGATGGCAGCGCTGCTCAAGGGCTACCAGTTGATCTGCGTGATGCCCGAGAACACCTCGATCGAGCGACGGCAGCTGCTCGAACTATACGGCGCGCGCATCATCTACTCACCCGCCGAGGGCGGTTCCAACACCGCGGTCGCGCACGCGAAAGAGCTTGCGCTACAGAATCCCTCGTGGGTGATGCTCTACCAGTACGGCAACGAGGCCAACTCGCAGGCGCACTACGAGGGCACCGGTCCGGAGATCCTCGCCGACCTGCCGGAGATCACCCATTTCGTCGCGGGTCTGGGCACCACCGGCACCCTGATGGGCACCGGTCGCTTCCTGCGCGAGCACAAGCCGGACGTCCAGATCGTCGCCGCCGAGCCGCGCTACGGCGAGGGTGTCTACGCGCTGCGCAACCTGGACGAAGGGTTCATCCCCGAGCTGTACGACCCCGACGTGCTGACCACGCGGTACTCCGTGGGCTCCTATGACGCGATCAAACGCACTCGCGAGCTGATTCAGGTCGAGGGCATCTTCGCCGGTATCTCCACCGGTGCCATCCTGCACGCCGCACTCGGTGTGGCGGCAAAGGCCGTCAAGGCGGGCGAGCGGGCCGACATCGCGTTCGTCGTTTGCGACGCCGGGTGGAAGTATCTGTCGACCGGTGCGTACGCCGGTAGCCTGGATGACGCCGAGGACGCTTTGGAAGGCCAGCTATGGGCATGA
- a CDS encoding neutral zinc metallopeptidase, giving the protein MSRRNRLRAAIALSSAALMTACTSTLPGTPVSVFADPFSVAGMPATDGPTGLRRSAKPPVREVIGTDGGDTDELGRQAISDIEEFWQGAYGEAFGGEFRPVNEVVSWDANGFDDINFCSGETFGVVNAGYCHDDQTIGWDRGELLPSLQQDYGDMGVTMVLAHEYGHAVQETAGLADENTPTLVSEQQADCLAGSYMRWVAEGNSSRFSLATGEGLNSVLAAVIAFRDPLLSENSPELGVDEHGSAFERLSAFQFGFTDGAVACATIDMREIGQRRGDLPVLLEANETGEWPVTETSVRAIVDAMKILFPPADPPRLSFESGDCPDARPSPPVSYCPATSTISVDLAELEKMGAPPDLDDPTSMATGDNTAYSVLASRYLQAIQQERGVTLDSAAAALRTACLTGVATTKMSKAVTTPDGNTVALTAGDVDEAVSGILVNGLAASDANGESVPSGFSRIDAFRIGVLGDTERCFKRFQ; this is encoded by the coding sequence ATGAGTCGGCGAAACCGTCTGCGCGCTGCGATCGCCTTGTCGTCGGCGGCGCTGATGACCGCGTGCACGTCGACGCTGCCCGGCACGCCGGTCTCGGTGTTCGCCGACCCGTTCAGCGTCGCAGGCATGCCCGCGACGGACGGACCGACGGGGTTGCGGCGCAGCGCGAAACCGCCTGTCCGAGAAGTGATCGGGACCGATGGCGGGGACACCGACGAGTTGGGCCGCCAGGCGATCAGCGACATCGAAGAGTTCTGGCAGGGTGCCTACGGCGAAGCCTTCGGCGGTGAGTTCCGCCCCGTCAACGAGGTGGTCTCCTGGGACGCCAACGGGTTCGACGACATTAACTTCTGCAGCGGCGAGACATTCGGCGTGGTGAACGCAGGCTACTGCCACGACGACCAGACCATCGGCTGGGACCGCGGCGAACTATTGCCCAGTCTGCAGCAGGACTATGGCGACATGGGCGTCACGATGGTGCTGGCCCACGAATACGGACACGCCGTCCAGGAGACAGCCGGCCTGGCCGACGAGAACACCCCGACACTGGTGTCCGAGCAGCAGGCCGACTGCCTGGCCGGGTCGTACATGCGGTGGGTCGCCGAAGGCAATTCGTCGCGCTTTTCACTGGCCACCGGGGAAGGACTCAACAGCGTGCTCGCCGCGGTGATCGCGTTCCGCGACCCGTTGCTCAGCGAGAACTCCCCCGAGCTCGGAGTGGACGAGCACGGCTCGGCCTTCGAACGGCTCTCGGCCTTCCAGTTCGGCTTCACCGACGGTGCGGTGGCGTGCGCGACCATCGACATGCGCGAGATCGGCCAGCGCCGTGGTGATCTCCCGGTGCTGTTGGAGGCGAACGAAACCGGCGAATGGCCCGTCACCGAAACCTCGGTGCGCGCGATCGTCGATGCGATGAAGATCCTGTTCCCGCCGGCCGACCCGCCGCGATTGAGCTTCGAATCCGGCGACTGCCCGGATGCGCGACCCAGTCCGCCGGTCTCCTACTGCCCGGCCACCAGCACCATCTCCGTCGACCTCGCCGAATTGGAGAAGATGGGCGCGCCGCCCGACCTCGATGACCCGACAAGCATGGCCACCGGTGACAACACCGCCTACTCGGTGCTGGCGTCGCGGTACCTTCAGGCGATCCAGCAGGAGCGCGGCGTGACACTGGACAGCGCCGCCGCCGCACTGCGCACCGCCTGCCTCACCGGCGTCGCCACCACCAAGATGTCGAAGGCGGTCACCACACCGGACGGCAACACCGTCGCGCTCACCGCCGGTGACGTGGACGAGGCGGTTTCCGGGATACTCGTCAACGGCCTGGCGGCCAGCGACGCCAACGGCGAATCGGTGCCGTCGGGGTTCTCCCGCATCGACGCGTTCCGGATCGGCGTGCTCGGTGACACTGAGCGCTGCTTCAAGCGCTTCCAGTGA
- a CDS encoding Mov34/MPN/PAD-1 family protein, translating to MVAHARADHPDEACGVIAGPEGSDRPERFIQMVNAERSPTFYRFDSMEHLRVHRAMEAADEVPVVIYHSHTATEAYPSRTDISIAQEPDAHYVLVSTRDPDVHELRSFRIVDGVVTEEDVKIVEQY from the coding sequence ATGGTCGCGCATGCCCGCGCCGACCACCCCGATGAGGCGTGCGGGGTAATCGCGGGTCCTGAGGGCTCGGATCGTCCGGAGCGGTTCATCCAGATGGTCAACGCCGAGCGGTCGCCGACGTTCTACCGCTTCGATTCCATGGAGCACCTGCGGGTCCACCGGGCGATGGAAGCGGCCGACGAGGTACCCGTTGTCATCTATCACTCTCATACCGCCACCGAGGCCTATCCGAGCCGCACCGACATCTCGATTGCGCAGGAACCCGATGCTCACTACGTGCTGGTATCCACCCGCGATCCCGACGTACACGAGTTGCGCAGCTTCCGGATCGTCGACGGCGTCGTCACCGAGGAAGACGTCAAGATCGTCGAGCAGTACTAG
- a CDS encoding nicotinate phosphoribosyltransferase produces MLAAALQGGTAHRRTTFEVFVRRLPAGRRYGVVAGTARFLEALAQFSFDDATLSSLSEFLDDQTLSYLSGYRFGGEIEGYPEGELYFPGSPIVSVHGSFAECVVLETLVLSIFNHDSAIASAAARMACAAQGRPLIEMGSRRTHEQAAVAAARAAFIAGFAGTSNLEAQRRHGVPALGTSAHAFTLLHATGPAGPGAEPPGQRTSEWEKAAFRSQVDALGVGTTLLVDTYDITAGVANAVEVAGPELGAVRIDSGDLGVLARQVRVQLDGLGASNTRIVVSGDLDEYAIAALRAEPVDSYGVGTSLVTGSGAPTAGMVYKLVEVDGMPVEKRSSHKESHGGRKQALRLARNTGTIVEEVVHPYGRPPVEDDGLTARPLMVPLVRAGEPVGGQDLDSARQRVQAGLTSLPWDGLKLSHGEPAIPTRLIPPAG; encoded by the coding sequence ATGCTCGCGGCTGCGCTGCAGGGCGGCACCGCCCACCGCCGCACCACCTTCGAGGTCTTCGTGCGGCGCCTGCCCGCCGGCCGCCGCTACGGGGTGGTGGCCGGTACTGCGCGGTTCCTGGAAGCGTTGGCGCAGTTCAGCTTCGACGACGCGACGCTGTCCTCGCTGTCCGAGTTCCTCGACGACCAAACGTTGAGCTACCTGTCCGGATACCGGTTCGGCGGCGAGATCGAGGGTTACCCCGAAGGCGAGTTGTACTTCCCGGGGTCGCCGATCGTCTCGGTGCACGGCAGCTTCGCCGAATGCGTCGTGCTGGAGACCCTGGTGCTGTCGATCTTCAACCACGACAGCGCGATCGCGTCGGCGGCCGCCCGCATGGCCTGCGCCGCACAGGGCCGTCCGCTGATCGAGATGGGCTCGCGCCGCACCCACGAACAGGCCGCCGTCGCCGCGGCGCGTGCCGCCTTCATCGCGGGCTTCGCCGGGACCTCGAATCTGGAGGCGCAACGACGCCACGGCGTGCCCGCCCTCGGCACCAGCGCCCACGCCTTCACCCTGCTGCATGCGACCGGCCCGGCGGGCCCCGGTGCTGAGCCTCCCGGGCAGAGAACCTCTGAGTGGGAGAAGGCGGCGTTCCGCTCCCAGGTCGACGCCCTCGGCGTGGGCACCACCCTGTTGGTGGACACCTACGACATCACCGCGGGCGTGGCGAACGCGGTCGAGGTGGCCGGACCGGAGCTCGGCGCTGTCCGCATCGACTCGGGTGACCTGGGGGTGCTCGCCCGGCAGGTCCGCGTGCAGCTCGACGGCCTGGGCGCTTCGAACACCCGGATCGTGGTGTCCGGCGACCTCGACGAATACGCGATCGCCGCACTGCGCGCCGAACCCGTTGACAGCTACGGCGTGGGCACCTCGCTGGTCACCGGATCCGGTGCCCCGACCGCGGGCATGGTCTACAAGCTGGTCGAGGTCGACGGCATGCCGGTGGAGAAGCGCAGCAGCCACAAGGAGTCGCACGGGGGGCGCAAGCAGGCGCTGCGGCTGGCCAGAAACACCGGGACGATCGTGGAGGAGGTCGTCCACCCCTACGGCCGCCCCCCCGTCGAAGACGACGGGCTGACCGCGCGCCCGCTGATGGTGCCGTTGGTTCGGGCGGGCGAACCCGTCGGCGGTCAGGATCTCGATTCCGCCCGCCAGCGCGTCCAGGCCGGACTGACCAGCCTGCCCTGGGACGGCCTGAAGTTGTCCCACGGTGAGCCTGCCATTCCGACGCGGTTGATCCCGCCCGCCGGTTAG